In Fluviispira sanaruensis, a genomic segment contains:
- a CDS encoding Mur ligase family protein gives MWPLTGKEIYQAILEESCPFETLENVTLIGVCTDSRKLKPQQFFVALQGENFDGHSYLQECFEKELPLALVNKDSKFVNELKPEFREKCIEVENVLISFRQFAQFMRHRFPFPVIGIGGSNGKTTTKEMLASLLSGPNYKVTKTQKSENGFLGLAITLCQEEHNIKEQPHALVLEIGIDEMGAMQQHVDLSEPDISVLTALGPEHLERLKNWESAANEELFLFRNPYTTRIWQLADERILSGFTHDINIQYRGKVTHHKYPLSIEKDFLVIEKCEFDQEYTQRDFIFENTERTIVWEIINETPTKSEIKLEIFSKEGKLFTESNHIYEIPLPGKHNAANFALAFATAIKMKRTPREILEGWKNFVPPPMRSKISTLKNGTILFDDTYNASPMSIEAALNTIENKEWADKPKLIILGDMLDLGSESKYWHELLFHPLKNLQRSYLCLYGSAMYDCFKLLKETEETLIKENNTRIFWLAAEEDPVAFLNIEGVDLSQFVILIKGSRGMKLDRLVKVIEEKCC, from the coding sequence ATGTGGCCGTTGACTGGAAAAGAAATATATCAGGCTATTTTAGAAGAATCATGTCCATTTGAAACTTTAGAAAATGTTACTTTAATTGGAGTTTGTACGGACAGTCGTAAATTGAAACCACAACAGTTTTTTGTTGCCCTACAAGGAGAAAACTTTGATGGGCATTCTTATTTACAAGAATGTTTTGAAAAAGAATTGCCTTTAGCTTTGGTCAATAAAGATTCTAAATTTGTAAATGAATTAAAACCAGAGTTTCGTGAAAAATGCATTGAAGTAGAAAATGTATTGATTTCTTTTCGACAATTTGCTCAATTTATGAGGCATCGTTTTCCATTTCCAGTGATAGGAATTGGTGGGAGCAATGGAAAAACGACAACGAAAGAAATGCTAGCCAGTTTATTGAGTGGACCGAATTATAAAGTAACAAAAACCCAAAAAAGTGAAAATGGATTTTTAGGACTCGCTATTACATTGTGTCAAGAAGAACATAATATAAAAGAACAACCACATGCGCTTGTGCTTGAAATTGGTATTGATGAAATGGGAGCAATGCAGCAGCATGTCGATTTAAGCGAACCTGATATATCTGTTTTAACTGCACTTGGGCCCGAACATTTAGAAAGATTAAAAAATTGGGAAAGTGCAGCGAATGAAGAATTATTTTTATTTAGAAATCCATATACAACAAGAATTTGGCAGCTTGCAGATGAAAGAATTTTATCTGGATTTACCCATGATATTAATATTCAATACCGTGGTAAAGTAACGCATCATAAATATCCTTTGTCGATTGAAAAAGATTTTCTTGTCATCGAAAAATGTGAATTTGATCAAGAATACACACAAAGAGATTTTATATTTGAAAATACGGAACGAACTATCGTTTGGGAAATAATTAATGAAACACCTACTAAATCTGAAATTAAATTAGAGATTTTTTCTAAAGAAGGAAAATTATTTACAGAAAGTAATCACATTTATGAAATTCCACTCCCCGGCAAACACAACGCTGCAAATTTTGCCCTCGCTTTTGCTACTGCCATCAAAATGAAACGCACTCCTAGAGAAATATTAGAAGGATGGAAAAATTTTGTCCCACCTCCTATGCGATCTAAAATCTCTACTTTAAAAAATGGAACCATTCTATTTGATGACACTTATAATGCAAGCCCTATGAGTATTGAAGCTGCATTAAATACAATTGAGAATAAAGAGTGGGCAGATAAACCTAAATTAATTATTTTAGGTGACATGCTTGATCTAGGGAGCGAGTCAAAATACTGGCATGAACTGCTTTTTCATCCTCTGAAAAATTTACAGAGGAGCTACTTGTGCCTTTACGGTTCTGCGATGTATGATTGCTTTAAGCTACTAAAAGAAACTGAAGAGACCTTGATTAAAGAAAACAACACGCGGATTTTCTGGCTTGCTGCAGAAGAAGACCCGGTTGCATTTCTTAATATTGAGGGCGTGGATCTTTCTCAGTTTGTCATACTAATTAAAGGCAGTCGAGGAATGAAACTCGACCGGTTGGTGAAAGTCATTGAAGAAAAATGCTGTTGA
- a CDS encoding peptidoglycan D,D-transpeptidase FtsI family protein, translating to MLNKSTFRKSLFQKVKDYFNPHKIHTVPNFLKRAYTMGIIFFVLLSLILIRYAWITILPTQLREKLVTTGTRQFETTVTYSQPRATITDRNGKVLGVSVPRPSLFILTKRMPDDNETLKKVSKQLNIPFKELLNYKSDKRNFIWLKRQMSQKEFNAIGSLKKWQNFIGVVDEPKRIYPEGETAAQLIGFVGADGNGLEGIEQVYNSRLKIKNTRVDVLRDARGRLVIVTPNDASKPTQNVPNLKLSIDLSIQQFTEQALKAGAINAKAKGGSAIVMDVTTGEVLAIASYPTYDLNNPPNNNPAARRFRPVMDAIELGSVAKPMWIAKALDLNLISKNTLFDVRGGRLAIPGGKIRDDHPMITLDTQGVLRYSSNIGMYKIAQRIGREKFYNSLMQVGFGRSPGTGFPGEWKGRIHKPESWSEMRFANMAFGQGFAISPLQLIHGLSIMVGGGVDRGVNLLATNSNLNKDFVGPPLEYVSKETSKMISKMMGNVTEESNAGRIPGVLVGGKTGTAQIWSTKTNSYSERTAVFEGIIPANNPKLAIVVVLDEVKVRPAYGAKLAGPVFTEIGRKTVHYLNSQGVFSVEPYDNAYADKKTALIAQ from the coding sequence ATGTTGAATAAAAGTACTTTTAGAAAATCACTTTTTCAAAAAGTTAAAGATTACTTTAATCCGCATAAAATCCATACAGTGCCAAATTTTCTCAAACGTGCTTATACAATGGGTATTATATTTTTTGTGCTTTTGAGTTTAATTCTTATTCGCTATGCTTGGATTACCATTCTCCCGACCCAACTCAGAGAAAAACTTGTCACTACAGGCACACGTCAATTTGAAACCACTGTGACTTATTCACAGCCGCGAGCAACAATCACCGATCGCAATGGAAAAGTTTTAGGTGTAAGTGTTCCAAGACCCAGTCTTTTTATTTTAACCAAACGAATGCCCGACGATAACGAAACACTTAAAAAAGTTTCTAAACAACTCAATATTCCATTCAAAGAATTGCTGAACTATAAAAGCGATAAACGAAATTTTATTTGGCTCAAAAGGCAAATGTCGCAAAAAGAATTCAACGCCATAGGTTCTCTAAAAAAATGGCAAAACTTTATCGGAGTTGTCGATGAACCAAAAAGAATCTACCCAGAGGGAGAAACGGCAGCTCAATTGATTGGCTTTGTCGGTGCGGATGGCAATGGCTTAGAGGGAATCGAACAAGTTTATAATTCACGCCTTAAAATTAAAAACACGCGCGTAGATGTTCTCCGTGATGCACGGGGTCGTTTGGTGATAGTGACTCCAAATGATGCTTCTAAACCTACACAGAATGTACCAAATTTAAAATTATCCATCGATCTCTCGATTCAACAATTTACAGAACAAGCTTTAAAAGCTGGGGCTATCAATGCAAAAGCCAAAGGTGGCAGCGCCATTGTCATGGATGTCACCACGGGTGAAGTTCTTGCTATAGCAAGTTATCCTACATACGACTTAAATAATCCACCCAATAATAACCCCGCAGCAAGACGCTTCCGTCCCGTCATGGATGCCATTGAACTCGGTTCCGTGGCAAAACCCATGTGGATTGCAAAAGCTCTCGACCTCAATCTCATCTCTAAAAATACTTTATTCGACGTGCGAGGCGGACGCTTAGCCATCCCCGGTGGCAAAATCCGCGACGATCACCCAATGATTACTTTAGATACGCAAGGGGTACTCAGATACAGCAGTAACATTGGGATGTATAAAATTGCACAAAGAATTGGCCGCGAGAAATTCTACAATTCTCTTATGCAAGTTGGTTTCGGCAGATCCCCCGGCACCGGTTTCCCAGGTGAATGGAAAGGCAGAATTCACAAACCCGAATCGTGGAGCGAAATGCGCTTTGCCAATATGGCTTTTGGCCAGGGCTTTGCGATTTCCCCTCTCCAACTTATTCATGGACTCTCTATTATGGTTGGCGGAGGAGTGGATCGCGGTGTTAACTTACTCGCGACGAATTCCAACTTAAATAAAGACTTTGTTGGTCCACCCCTAGAATATGTGTCTAAAGAAACAAGTAAAATGATAAGCAAAATGATGGGTAACGTAACAGAGGAAAGCAACGCTGGCAGAATTCCTGGAGTGCTCGTTGGAGGAAAAACCGGTACCGCCCAGATTTGGTCCACCAAAACCAATTCCTACTCGGAACGCACAGCTGTGTTTGAAGGCATTATTCCAGCAAACAATCCTAAACTCGCCATCGTTGTTGTGCTCGATGAAGTTAAAGTGCGCCCCGCTTACGGGGCAAAACTTGCCGGCCCCGTTTTCACTGAAATTGGCCGCAAAACAGTGCACTACCTCAATTCCCAAGGCGTTTTTAGCGTTGAACCCTATGACAATGCCTATGCTGACAAAAAAACAGCACTTATTGCACAGTAA